The stretch of DNA AATGTAGTTAATACTTAATACAAATAATTAATTTCTTATGCTTGCTCGAATTCAATGGCAAACTAGTTTACTAGCTACCACTTGTCTTACCATTACTCTACTAACAATTTATTCATGGTTTAGCCCAACTGCAGGCAAACGTGAAGTTAAAGGTTTTACATTTCCCAATCAAATTAATCTTAAATCTTGGCAGTTAATTAAAACTGAATCTTTGCCTTTAAATCATGTTAAAACATTCCAGCCAAGCGATCGCATTAGGGCGGAAAAACATTACATTTATTTTAAAAATGGTGTTCCTTTAGAGATTAAGATGCGTTATGTAGTCGGTACTAAAGGCAACATAATCGAACTAATCAACCAACAAACATCTATACCAAAACAACTTCTAGAAAATGCAGATTTAGAAAAAATTCCAGGAGTTGGTTATCACATCTTATTTAGTCATGACGAGCGTGCTTATCTCAGTACTTGTATTAACTCTCGTGGTTATACAACTGTTACTCCTCAACAATTTTCCCATAATCGTTATAGTCAGGATCTAAAGTTTAGTTTGCTCTTGCCTTGGCTGCAAGGAAAAGATAGTTTCAGAGATTTAAGATGTCTTTGGGTGCAATTATCAATTCCTATGAAAGAATCTACTGCTTCAGAAGCTTATCAAACTCTTACAAACGTCTGGATCAATTGGTATGATTGGTGGCAGCTTCGCTTTCCTAAGCTCTAAATTTTTTTTTGCGAGTATACTTTGGTTGATTGTTGCCGTATTTACTTTAAATAATTATGCAGTCACCTAATCAAGAATTTTTTACATTTTCGTTAATTAGACTTGTAGGCTATGGACTATTAGGACTAACTTTTATTGATTTTATTAGTATTATTCTACCTTTACAGTTAATGAATTCTGTTTGGGAATTGCAAACGATGGGAGCTTTTATTGAGCGTATTCCCGTTCCTTTGTTGGGTATAGCTTTTATCTATTACGGAGAAAGAAATTATCGAGCGCCGATTGAAAATTTACTCCTGCGATGGCTTTCTTATTTTTCTTTAATCTTAGCTATTTTCTTTTTGTTAATGGTTCCTTTGGGAATTAATAATACTGTTCGTATCGAGCTTACCAATAACGCAGTTATTAACCGAGAGCTAGTTGCCAAAGTCGAACAAATCGACAAGTTTAGAAACAAAATGACAGCAGCTAACTCATCAGCAGAAATTCAAGCTATCCTTCAAAAACAGTCTTATCAAGGTAAACTTCCTGATAAAATCAATGCTCAAGAAATCAAAGAGCAGATTATTTTAGAGCTTAATAACACTGAAAAAGATTTAAGAAAAGAAATAGAAGCAGTTCGTTCTAAAAAACGTTGGGATTTACTCAAAAAGTCAATTAAATGGAATTTAGGCGCTTTAGTTGCTAGTTGTTTATTTTTTGTCATCTGGAAAGATACTCTGTGGGCTAGATTGGAACGACGTGAAGACGATTGAGCATCAGTAATTTTGATTTAAATTGATTTACTTTACTTTGAAACTAGCACCTGTGTAACCAGTCATCATCCACAATAATGCACGACAAGCATCCCGCATCACAACTAACCTAGATTCAGGCAATTCTTTGGAAGGTAATGAAATTGAGGTAAAAGTAATACCATGACTTCCTAACACAAAAAAAGCGATCGCTCTAGCTCTACTCATGTGAAAATCAGAAGTAATTAAATATAGGTGTTTGATCTGATGTTTTTGAAAGTCTTTGACTAAACTTGTAAAATTGGTGACAGTATCAACTGCTCGTCTATCTAAATAAAACCTAGTTTCAGCAATACCAGCCTCACGAAAGATTTGACGAACAACAGAATTAGGACTACCTGTAGAAACCCAAATCAGTAAATTGGGGTGAGTTTGAGCCAAGTTGGCAGTAAATTCTTCTCTGTCTCTTCCTCCGCCCAGAGTAAGAATAGCTTGAGGTTGAGGAAATCGATAGCGAGCGATCGCAAGTCGAACAGGAATTGAACCTAATATAATTATGATGATAGTAATTCCCACAAGACTGAGAAAAAGCCATGACTTCATTTTGATTGACTTAGGTTTCATGAGCGAGCTTTTTCTTGAAATTGTATTGGTTTTATTTTTAATTATGGTTGAACCAAATCACAATTGTAGAATGATGGTAACTACTAAGGTAAAGTTTAAATTTGTTTAACTGAATCAAAAGTTAAAGCTAGTCCGAATGTGTCCTACCCATTGAGTAGCGTTGTCGCTGTCGTTTTCAGGATTAATTACGGCCCAAACACCGGGAGTAATCGCAATATTATCGTTGAGTCGGAAACGATAAAATGTTTCGAGATGATAGGCATGATCCGATTCATCCTGAACATCACTTTCAGTTATGAAGGGTGGTAATCCTACTAAAATTCCTCCCAAATTTCCCTCACCACCTAGATCGGGAAAAGTCAAACCAACTGCTCCATACCAGATATCTGCGCTATCATCGTCATTGACAAATTGAGTGTTTACCACTTCTGTACCATCAACAAAATTGCTTAACCCCGCTCCATGCGCTCGCGCTTGAACATAACCACCCCATCCATGAATCTGAAACTTCGGCGTAATTTGATAGAAACCTTGTACAGTATAGAAATCTCCAGAAGTAGCAATATTGTCTCCAAAGGGTTGAATTGCCAAAAAACTTCCCGTATCACTCATTAAATTAGTTTTTCCTTGAGGATAGTAAGAATGAGAATAGGCAAAACCAATTGCTGCATTTTCACCTTTCCAAGCTAATTGAGCTAAAGCGTGATAAGTCCCATTGAATAAGCCATTGCCTTCTTCTGGGTTGTTGGCATCACCAGCTACATATCCAACAGACAATTCAAGATTATCGATAATTTGCCAGTTAATTCCTGCACCACCACCACCTCGACGATAGAGGGGGTTATATTCTCCAAATTTGGAAGGAATACCTAAACCATCATCAGCAATACCTGGTGGAGTAAGTGTATCTACCAAATCTGTATAACCAATGCCTACAGGGCCTCCTCTAAGAGCTATGTTGTCAGTAAGGGGAGTAAAGTACCACAGGTGAGGGATTTGTACTTGATTATCAGAATCATCGTCATAGTTAAGCCTCACCATATTAGTTCCCGTTAGAGGAGCGATCGCATCAAAATTGCCAACCTGAAGTCTGGTTCTCAAAACATCGCTGCCTGTAAAGCTACTTTCGAGATTGAGGCGAATTCTGTAAGCTAAACGAGTTTGAGTATCATCATTATCACCATCTACGGCATCGCCAAAAGTGTCATCAACTGACCAGATTACCTGACCTAGTAGTTTAGTTGTAGTAGAAAACTGATGATCTTCGAGGAAAGCAGTACGCTCTTCAATATCATCGACTCTTCCTCTCAAGGTTGCTAATTCCGCTTCAAAATCTTGTGTCAGTCGTTTGATTGCATCAAGGTCTTCCCGTGCTACTGTTTCAGAAGACGCAATTAAACGCTCGATTTGATTTAAACAAGCATTTAAGCCTGCTGCAAATTCATAACGAGTTATTGCTCGGTTACCTCGATAGGTCTGATTTGGATAACCGACAATACAGCCATAGCGTTCTACTAAAGTTTGTAAAGCTTGATAAGCCCAATCAGTTGGCTCAACATCTCTTAATTGAGAAACCGATGTTAATTGGGACATTGAAGCGTTAGATTCAAGCAAATAAATTTGCTGATTTTGTTCAACTAATTGATTGTCATCTGGTGCTGCTAGAGCAGGTGTAATTTCTCCCAAAATACAACCAGAACACGTTATTAATGGTGCGGTTATAGCTTTGGGCAATTACTTTAATGCAAGTAGTTTAGCGATCGGTCTAGCAGTATCCTTAGCATTACTAGGCTCTGCGATCGGTGCGTTTTTCGCAGGTCAAATTGCCGATCGCTATGGTCGTTTAAAGACTATGATTATTGCTTCAATTTTGTTTACCATCAGTGCAATTGGTTCGGGCATTCCTGTAAATATTGAATTTTTTATCTTTTGGCGGATCTTAGGTGGAATAGGAGTTGGTGCTGCTAGCGTGATTGCTCCTGCTTATATTGCCGAAGTATCTCCTGCCAAATATAGAGGACGCTTAGGTTCACTACAACAGTTGGCAATTGTCGTAGGAATTTTTATTGCTTTACTAAGTAACTATGTTATTGCGCTGATGGCTGGTTCAGCAGACAATCCTTGGTTATTTGGTTTAGAAGCTTGGCGTTGGATGTTTTGGACAGAAATTCCGCCTGCCATTCTCTATGGAGTTTTTGCCTTAGTCATTCCTGAATCACCTCGATACTTAGTAGCTCAAGGTAAAGAACAAGAAGCAGCTCGTATTTTAGCTAAAGTTGAAGGCGGAGATGTAAATACAAGAATTGGAGAAATTCGCTCTACGGTATTACGGGAACGCAAACCCCAACTATCAGATCTTTTAACCAGAAAAGGTGGACTTTTACCTATCGTTTGGTTAGGAATGGGACTATCGGTGCTGCAACAGTTTGTTGGTATTAATGTCATTTTCTATTACAGCAGCGTTCTTTGGAGAGCAGTCGGATTTACTGAACAAGATGCTCTTTGGGTCACAGTGATTACTGGTTTAATTAATATCTTGACCACCTTTATCGCGATCGCGACAGTAGACAAATTTGGTCGCAAACCACTGCTATTACTTGGTTCAATTGGCATGACTATTACATTAGGAACAATGTCAGGTATTTTTGGTTCTGCACCCATCGTTAATGGACAACCAAATTTAACTGGTTCAGGCGGTTTGAGTGATTGCATTAATAGCTGCTAACTTATACGTTGTTTGTTTTGGATTCTCTTGGGGGCCATTAGTTTGGGTTCTCTTAGGAGAAATGTTTAATAATAAGATTCGTGGGGCTGCTTTAGCAGTTGCAGCATCAGTTCAATGGATTGCTAATTTCATAGTTTCGACAACCTTTCCTCCACTCTTAGGTACGGTTGGTTTAGGTTTCGCTTACGGTTTGTACGCAACTGCTGCTGCCATCTCAATCTTTTTTGTAATCTTTTTAGTTAAAGAAACTAAAGGCAAAACCCTTGAACAAATGTAGAAAAAAAATAGGGGTAATTCATCAATTGCCCCTACCCAAAAACCTTTGATTTGTTTACAGTTATAAGCTTGAGATAATTTTTACAACACGCTGAAAATCATTTAATTCTCCTACAATTCGCCTAATTGGTTCTGGCCAAACTCTTACCAAAGTAGGAGTAGCAGAAACGTGATACTTTTCCGCTTGTTCTGGATATTTAGATATATCAATTACTTTGAGAGTATAAGGACAAGTTAAACCTTGTTCCAAAATTTGATGGATGCTAGCTAAAGTTTTTTCTGTGGTGAAATTATCATTAGAAATAAACAACTGTAAAATACAACCATCTGCTTTTTGATGATTAATTAACAAAGCTGAATTTTGGTTGTCAGAATTAAGCGATTTAACTTGAGTCTGTTTAGACGCTTGAGAATCTAACCGAATAACTAAATCATGATCTTGCCAAAGCTGAGGAAATTGATCACGATAAGTTTCTAAGATTAAAGAACTACAATATTCTTCTTGCCACGGTGCTATTTGCCAAACTGTATCTTCTGTTTCAAATAAAACTTTCAATAAAGGTTGATAACATTGCACGGCAGGATAAATTTCTGCAATTGTCTCGATCGCTTGAGTCCGAGGATTAAGCCATCGTTCTACAGTAGCAGTATATCCAGGAATTAAAAAATGGGGAGGTTCAGTTAAACTCAAAATTTCTTGCAATCCCATACATAAATGAACGTGCCATTGAGATTGCTTATTTGGGTTAATTCCGTAAATTAAATCTCCCCCTGGTGTAAATAGAGCAATGCCTTTAAATAATTTTGGTAAATTAGTTTGAGAACAAATCAAGGTCACTAATAGGTGATAAAAAAAGACTACCTATGTTCAATTGGTTATTTTTTATCCTATTACCAATTGTTAGTTATTAAAATCTACCTCGAAGCATCATTGCCATTTCGTTAGCAGTAGGCGATCGCTCTAGGGCAGTTTCTTCGGTAATTCTACCTTCTTCGTATAATCTAAACAAAGATTGATTAGTAGTTACCATCCCATCAAATTCTCCATCTTGCATTAAAGCATGAATTTCGTCGTATTTGCTTTGCTTAATGTAATCTTTGACGGTTTCTGTATTAACTAGAATATCGTGATAAGCTGCTCTTTTACCATCTGTAGTTCGGCATAAACCTTGAGAAATAATTGCTACTAAAGATTCAGAAATAGCAACTCGCATGGCATCTTGTTCTTCAGCACTGTAAAGAGTTAAAATCCGCTCAATAGTTTTAATCGCACTATTAGTATGGAGAGTTCCCATGACTAAGTGACCAGTTTGAGCAGCTTTAAGAGCGGTGTTAACAGTTTCTTTGTCACGCATTTCCCCCACTAAGATTAGATCGGGGTCTTCCCGTAAGGCAGCTTTGAGGGCATTATCAAACTTGAGCGTATTAATTCCAACTTCTCTCTGCTTAATCAATGATTTCTGACTTTGGTGAACAAATTCAATCGGGTCTTCAATCGTAATAATATGTTTAGCGTGTTCTTTATTAACATAATCTACCATGGCAGCCATAGTGGTAGATTTACCCGAACCCGTTGGTCCTGTAACCAAAATTAAACCTTTATGAGCGTCTGAAACATCACGAAATACAGAAGGTAAACCTAAATCGTCGATGGTCAATATCTTGAGAGGAATTAAACGCATTACCATTGCTGGTCCTCTAAGTGTATCAAAGATATTAATCCGCACTCGTGCAAAATCATATTGAGTTGCACCATCAAATTCTAAATCTCTTTTAAATCTTTGTACTTCTTCTTCAGTTAAGACTTCATACAACCAACTCATAAAAGTGTTGTAGTCGGTTTTAGGGTATTCTGTCAAAGCCATCTCACCGCGATCGCGCATTCTGGGGATTTCTTCAACTCCTAAATGAATGTCAGAATAGCCCAATTCATGAGCATGCTCAACTAAAAACTTTAAAGAAGGTTGCCCAGAAGACCTTTTTGGTCGTACAGGAGCTTCTTGAGCAACCGTTTTGGATGTGTTCAGAGCAGTTTTTTGTGTTGGTTGAGTTCCATCAAGGTTAGATTGTGGTTGATTAGAATTGCCATGATTACGATGAGCAAATTGAGGTGGTGGTGGTGGCGGTGGTAAAGGTTTTCCTATGGGTTGGGTCATTTATAAAATCCTAATTAATATTTTTGCCATTACAGCGTTATTGTTGTATCGATATTGTTCCCCAAAAGTGAAAGTTTTCTGACAAAAGTCAGTTGTTATTTATCTGGGTTTGGTTCTAAAAGATTTTATTCAAATTAGCTCTTGATAAATTTTTAGGAATAATTACTTAGTGGAATTGACTTAGTAGGGGTGAAATACTCAATTTTGTTAAATTAATGAGTTTTTATACTTAAAGTTTTCCTGGAAGTAAACATAATTTCATTAATCAAACTTTGTGAGTTTTTTGTATTGTCTTTTAAGAGATTGCAGCTTTAAACCTTGGGGATCGACATTTATAGAGGGATAATTAAGACTTACCTTTAATCGATAATGTTAAATTTTATTTAAAAAAGCTTCGTATTTTCTTAGCTTTTATATACTTAAATTTAACGAGGCTGTTCGGGTTGATAACCGAAACTTAATCTTCTTTTGTTGTTGTTGTCGTTAATATCCTGGTAATAAAATGCAATTAGTACAAAAAAATTATTGGCGTAATAACGCTTATTTAGCAGTTGTTAAAAGTTTTTTACTTTGGAGTTTTACTTTGACAGTTTGCCTCCTAGTAGTAGGGTTTCCTGTCGGAGTTCTTATTGTTACAGTTGGAACGCTTTTAACAATTATTTTACAAACAGTTTTACCTACTACTGCTGTTTTATTAGTAACAGGAAGTATATGTGCAATTAACGTTTTAATAGTTGCGATCGGTGCAGCAGTTCTTACTGCGAAAGGAATTCATCCCGAACAAGTAAGTTGGTTAAATTGGTTACATGGAGAAGCAAAATCAAGTAACAATTCGGTTTATGCTTCTTGTCCTTTAACCTGTGCTTTGACTTCTCTATCCGAGTAGATTACGTAATTT from Stanieria cyanosphaera PCC 7437 encodes:
- a CDS encoding YdcF family protein gives rise to the protein MKSWLFLSLVGITIIIIILGSIPVRLAIARYRFPQPQAILTLGGGRDREEFTANLAQTHPNLLIWVSTGSPNSVVRQIFREAGIAETRFYLDRRAVDTVTNFTSLVKDFQKHQIKHLYLITSDFHMSRARAIAFFVLGSHGITFTSISLPSKELPESRLVVMRDACRALLWMMTGYTGASFKVK
- the hpsJ-A gene encoding HpsJ-like protein, cyanoexosortase A-associated; its protein translation is MQSPNQEFFTFSLIRLVGYGLLGLTFIDFISIILPLQLMNSVWELQTMGAFIERIPVPLLGIAFIYYGERNYRAPIENLLLRWLSYFSLILAIFFLLMVPLGINNTVRIELTNNAVINRELVAKVEQIDKFRNKMTAANSSAEIQAILQKQSYQGKLPDKINAQEIKEQIILELNNTEKDLRKEIEAVRSKKRWDLLKKSIKWNLGALVASCLFFVIWKDTLWARLERREDD
- a CDS encoding type IV pilus twitching motility protein PilT; this encodes MTQPIGKPLPPPPPPPQFAHRNHGNSNQPQSNLDGTQPTQKTALNTSKTVAQEAPVRPKRSSGQPSLKFLVEHAHELGYSDIHLGVEEIPRMRDRGEMALTEYPKTDYNTFMSWLYEVLTEEEVQRFKRDLEFDGATQYDFARVRINIFDTLRGPAMVMRLIPLKILTIDDLGLPSVFRDVSDAHKGLILVTGPTGSGKSTTMAAMVDYVNKEHAKHIITIEDPIEFVHQSQKSLIKQREVGINTLKFDNALKAALREDPDLILVGEMRDKETVNTALKAAQTGHLVMGTLHTNSAIKTIERILTLYSAEEQDAMRVAISESLVAIISQGLCRTTDGKRAAYHDILVNTETVKDYIKQSKYDEIHALMQDGEFDGMVTTNQSLFRLYEEGRITEETALERSPTANEMAMMLRGRF
- a CDS encoding circadian clock KaiB family protein is translated as MTLICSQTNLPKLFKGIALFTPGGDLIYGINPNKQSQWHVHLCMGLQEILSLTEPPHFLIPGYTATVERWLNPRTQAIETIAEIYPAVQCYQPLLKVLFETEDTVWQIAPWQEEYCSSLILETYRDQFPQLWQDHDLVIRLDSQASKQTQVKSLNSDNQNSALLINHQKADGCILQLFISNDNFTTEKTLASIHQILEQGLTCPYTLKVIDISKYPEQAEKYHVSATPTLVRVWPEPIRRIVGELNDFQRVVKIISSL
- a CDS encoding iron uptake porin yields the protein MGEITPALAAPDDNQLVEQNQQIYLLESNASMSQLTSVSQLRDVEPTDWAYQALQTLVERYGCIVGYPNQTYRGNRAITRYEFAAGLNACLNQIERLIASSETVAREDLDAIKRLTQDFEAELATLRGRVDDIEERTAFLEDHQFSTTTKLLGQVIWSVDDTFGDAVDGDNDDTQTRLAYRIRLNLESSFTGSDVLRTRLQVGNFDAIAPLTGTNMVRLNYDDDSDNQVQIPHLWYFTPLTDNIALRGGPVGIGYTDLVDTLTPPGIADDGLGIPSKFGEYNPLYRRGGGGAGINWQIIDNLELSVGYVAGDANNPEEGNGLFNGTYHALAQLAWKGENAAIGFAYSHSYYPQGKTNLMSDTGSFLAIQPFGDNIATSGDFYTVQGFYQITPKFQIHGWGGYVQARAHGAGLSNFVDGTEVVNTQFVNDDDSADIWYGAVGLTFPDLGGEGNLGGILVGLPPFITESDVQDESDHAYHLETFYRFRLNDNIAITPGVWAVINPENDSDNATQWVGHIRTSFNF
- a CDS encoding cyanoexosortase A system-associated protein translates to MLARIQWQTSLLATTCLTITLLTIYSWFSPTAGKREVKGFTFPNQINLKSWQLIKTESLPLNHVKTFQPSDRIRAEKHYIYFKNGVPLEIKMRYVVGTKGNIIELINQQTSIPKQLLENADLEKIPGVGYHILFSHDERAYLSTCINSRGYTTVTPQQFSHNRYSQDLKFSLLLPWLQGKDSFRDLRCLWVQLSIPMKESTASEAYQTLTNVWINWYDWWQLRFPKL